The following are encoded together in the Anaerobaca lacustris genome:
- a CDS encoding S9 family peptidase, whose translation MQNKRHNSSRYHKTCLASLLIVVCALPVPAAVLQSPHPFSIHDMVAMDRISDPQVSPDGTWIAFVVRTTDLEANRGRSNLWLVSRDGTDLRQLTSHPDSDSNPRWGPDSKSVWFLSSRSGSSQVWRIAIDGGEARQVTDEPLDVGNLIVSPDGRHIGFTMEVFPDAATAQATRERLDAVEQRKASGRIYERLFVRHWDTWKDGRRSHLFVRPAEGGPAVNVMAGMDADTPSKPFGGPEEMTFTPDGKAVVFSAKDVGREEAWSTNFDLFYSPIDGSQPPKCLTQENEAWDTHPVFSPDGKTLAYLAMSRPGYESDQFQIVLRDWPDGSKRVLTGSWDRSPSSIGFSADGRALYATAANLGQRSLFAIDVADGRVRTVVRDGAVHGFAVAGERIVYALSTLQSPAELFSVRPDGTDVRRLTDINREKVAAAKMGDYEQFTFAGWNGETVYAYVVKPVDFDPARKYPVAFLIHGGPQGSFGNVFHYRWNPQAYAGAGYAAVMVDFHGSVGYGQAFCDSIRGDWGGKPLVDLQKGLEAALERYPWMDGDRVGALGGSFGGYMVNWIAGQWPDRFRCLVNHDGNLDERMAYFDTEELWFPEWDHVGTPWENPEGYEKHNPVRFVQNWKTPMLVIHGAHDFRVVDTQGLGTFNALQRRGIPSKLLYFPDENHWVLKPQNSIQWYDTVVAWLDQWLKN comes from the coding sequence ATGCAGAACAAGAGGCATAACTCCAGCAGATACCACAAGACCTGTCTCGCTTCGCTGTTGATCGTGGTTTGCGCGCTGCCGGTGCCCGCGGCCGTCCTGCAATCGCCACACCCGTTCTCGATCCACGACATGGTGGCGATGGATCGCATCTCCGACCCACAGGTCTCGCCCGACGGTACGTGGATTGCGTTCGTGGTTCGCACGACCGACCTGGAGGCCAATCGAGGGCGGTCCAACCTGTGGCTTGTCTCCCGCGACGGCACGGACCTCCGGCAGCTTACCTCGCATCCCGACTCCGACTCCAATCCGCGCTGGGGCCCCGACAGCAAGAGCGTCTGGTTCCTTTCGAGTCGATCGGGGTCCAGTCAGGTCTGGCGGATTGCGATCGACGGCGGCGAGGCCCGGCAGGTGACGGATGAGCCGCTCGACGTCGGCAATCTGATCGTCTCGCCCGACGGGCGGCACATCGGCTTTACGATGGAGGTCTTTCCCGACGCGGCGACGGCCCAGGCGACCAGGGAGAGACTCGACGCCGTCGAGCAGCGCAAGGCCAGTGGGCGGATCTACGAGCGGCTGTTCGTGCGCCACTGGGACACGTGGAAGGACGGCCGGCGGTCGCATCTGTTCGTCAGGCCGGCGGAGGGCGGCCCGGCGGTGAACGTCATGGCCGGGATGGACGCCGACACGCCTTCGAAGCCGTTCGGCGGGCCCGAGGAGATGACGTTCACTCCGGACGGCAAGGCGGTTGTCTTCAGTGCCAAGGATGTGGGACGCGAGGAGGCCTGGTCGACGAACTTCGATCTGTTCTACAGCCCCATCGATGGCTCGCAGCCCCCGAAATGCCTGACGCAGGAGAACGAGGCGTGGGACACGCATCCGGTCTTCTCGCCCGACGGCAAGACGTTGGCGTACCTGGCGATGAGTCGGCCGGGGTACGAATCGGACCAGTTCCAGATCGTGCTGCGCGACTGGCCGGACGGCTCGAAACGGGTCCTGACGGGGAGCTGGGACCGCAGTCCGTCTTCGATCGGCTTCTCGGCCGACGGGCGTGCGCTCTACGCGACGGCGGCGAACCTCGGTCAGCGCTCGCTCTTTGCCATCGATGTCGCAGACGGCCGCGTGCGGACCGTGGTCCGGGACGGGGCTGTCCACGGCTTCGCCGTTGCGGGCGAGCGGATCGTTTATGCGTTGAGCACCCTGCAATCGCCGGCCGAGCTTTTCTCGGTCCGGCCCGACGGCACCGATGTCAGGCGTTTGACCGACATCAATCGGGAGAAGGTCGCCGCAGCGAAGATGGGCGATTACGAGCAGTTCACATTCGCCGGCTGGAATGGTGAGACGGTGTACGCCTATGTGGTCAAGCCGGTGGATTTCGACCCGGCCCGGAAGTACCCGGTGGCGTTCCTGATCCACGGCGGGCCCCAGGGCTCGTTCGGAAACGTCTTCCATTACCGCTGGAACCCGCAGGCATACGCCGGGGCCGGATACGCCGCGGTCATGGTCGACTTCCACGGCTCGGTCGGCTACGGGCAGGCCTTCTGCGATTCGATCCGGGGCGACTGGGGAGGCAAGCCGCTGGTGGACCTTCAGAAGGGCCTGGAAGCGGCGCTCGAACGGTATCCGTGGATGGACGGCGACCGCGTCGGTGCCTTGGGCGGGTCGTTCGGGGGCTACATGGTCAACTGGATCGCGGGTCAGTGGCCCGACCGCTTCCGATGTCTGGTCAACCACGACGGCAACCTCGACGAGCGGATGGCTTACTTCGACACCGAAGAGCTGTGGTTCCCCGAGTGGGACCACGTCGGCACACCCTGGGAGAACCCGGAAGGCTATGAGAAGCACAATCCCGTTCGATTCGTGCAGAACTGGAAGACGCCCATGCTCGTGATCCACGGGGCGCATGATTTCCGCGTCGTCGATACGCAGGGGCTCGGCACGTTCAACGCGCTGCAACGGCGGGGAATCCCCAGCAAGCTGCTGTACTTTCCAGACGAGAACCACTGGGTGCTCAAACCCCAAAACTCGATCCAGTGGTACGACACGGTCGTCGCCTGGCTCGACCAGTGGCTGAAGAACTGA
- a CDS encoding flavodoxin family protein, with protein MAAARKIVAIVGTYRKGRVIDTAVSEALCGAEDGGAATETIYLIDRHIEFCTNCRTCMQQADVGRRGRCVLDDEMEAVLQAIDEADGLVLASPVNFYNVTAVTRRFMERLVGHAYWPWGQPAPKVRDKTQNKRAVTITSSACPAFFARIAMPGGRKALKAIAETLGAKVQTSLLFGMVAQSPDATLNDKDRAKAFLAGRRLAKSLA; from the coding sequence ATGGCTGCTGCAAGGAAGATCGTTGCGATTGTGGGCACGTATCGCAAGGGCCGGGTGATCGATACGGCGGTCTCGGAGGCGCTGTGTGGGGCCGAGGACGGCGGCGCCGCGACCGAGACGATTTACCTGATCGACAGGCACATCGAGTTCTGCACGAACTGTCGGACGTGCATGCAGCAGGCGGACGTCGGCCGGCGGGGCCGATGCGTTCTGGACGATGAAATGGAGGCGGTTCTTCAAGCAATCGACGAGGCCGACGGTCTCGTGCTGGCTTCGCCGGTGAACTTCTACAACGTCACCGCCGTCACCCGGCGGTTCATGGAGCGGCTCGTCGGCCATGCCTATTGGCCCTGGGGGCAGCCAGCGCCGAAGGTGCGCGATAAGACACAGAACAAGAGGGCCGTCACGATCACGTCCAGCGCGTGCCCCGCGTTTTTCGCCAGGATCGCCATGCCGGGTGGAAGAAAGGCCCTGAAAGCCATTGCCGAGACCCTGGGCGCGAAGGTCCAGACCTCGCTGCTTTTCGGCATGGTCGCCCAGAGCCCCGACGCCACCCTGAACGACAAGGACCGCGCCAAGGCCTTCCTGGCCGGCCGCCGCCTCGCCAAGTCCCTCGCCTGA
- a CDS encoding M56 family metallopeptidase, translating to MDAFLTHIQPFFAWLLETTVIASMVICLILAAQRLLGKRLGPRWCHALWLVLLLRMVLPWAPPSPLSLRSLIPASIPRGRSHARIHGVWQEDHSDPGQASGPTEPKLISPSRPTGGGPQTAPQRAERAAKTESPKTSALAVVRHRLPLFWLIGTVVLGGYLLAGNFTLWRIVKRERPLVTESILELFERCKSQMGVETIVALVPSDRVNTAALFGFLRPRLLLPRDLIETASGEELRYIFLHELAHLKRHDIYLGWLASLLQILHWFNPLVWLAFHKMRADRELACDALVLTRTGQDESQQYGRTIVGLLERFSCARRLPAMAGILENQSQLKRRIAMIATFRHQSYRWSPAALVLIVALACVSLINAQGSGIGSLSIGNQGADARQAPSRQAEDSISDPNTGLQFRKVCAITGSKDVIEYNTDLGMSPNGRFLSYGKYVIPVGDEDVRPFADLPAGRSSWSPDGTMVAFYSGGIWVVPVSPQTGKPTGPARKLVDDDIYWYHHQVQWSPDSKRFVYEGREGHLMVLSVEDGVATQITAEPTSRRVPGGWSPDGRWIAYWRGDNSICLIPSQGGEPRKLIDVKQRVDPSWSRDGKWILYQFYGGQSLQFVRVADALAVDIAVPDDVGTFLAWSSDGERMVFYRPSFEWTDSLRVVPAAGGAPINPAWGMILSASDHHWSSDSRSIFAWRQYRQEKGYWVVPLSGPAPYPVQLPASVGGTLAQMSLSPKADRVLFSSELDKETIEYWVASISAGTGRPVGTPVKVFDKGRAERPGWSPDESRLSLVCDGDLWIAYTDGRPPVKFTGPSDKKVVGHQWSPDGSAISWITYEPNSTRSTLRVCRLSEDTARDIANTAKYIGHTWSPDGTWIAYSLYTRALGTTRELFIVSAAGGEPRRLMEATYDDYHDAFEYTWCPQGEKLVALWGRRLLTFDAASGQQRQVGGLLDPMWGRCIAIECSPDGQTLALDLEARPRSSDHKDPELRVFTVTLADGKWAEPAGKVSSGYSVRWSPDGKWLSFDCDESIKLRPAGLLWEVDVHPYLDRFTDEGTAPEARPSS from the coding sequence ATGGACGCGTTTCTGACCCACATACAGCCGTTCTTTGCCTGGCTCCTGGAGACGACCGTGATCGCCAGCATGGTGATCTGCCTGATCCTGGCTGCCCAGAGGCTCCTGGGCAAAAGGCTGGGCCCACGCTGGTGTCATGCCCTGTGGCTGGTGCTGCTGCTGCGCATGGTTCTGCCTTGGGCGCCTCCCAGCCCTCTGAGTCTGCGTAGTTTGATTCCCGCATCGATTCCACGAGGTCGGTCGCACGCACGTATCCACGGGGTTTGGCAGGAAGACCATTCTGACCCTGGGCAGGCGTCAGGACCGACGGAACCGAAGCTAATATCGCCATCAAGGCCGACCGGCGGCGGGCCACAGACGGCACCACAAAGAGCAGAAAGAGCCGCCAAGACGGAGTCCCCGAAGACATCCGCTTTGGCGGTAGTACGACATCGGCTGCCCCTGTTCTGGCTGATCGGGACTGTCGTCCTCGGTGGCTACCTCCTTGCAGGCAACTTCACCCTATGGCGGATCGTCAAACGCGAACGTCCGCTGGTCACCGAATCAATCCTGGAGCTGTTCGAGCGGTGCAAGTCGCAGATGGGTGTCGAGACGATCGTGGCGCTGGTGCCGAGCGATCGGGTCAATACGGCAGCCCTGTTCGGCTTCCTTCGGCCTCGCCTGCTGCTGCCGCGCGACCTGATCGAGACCGCCAGCGGCGAAGAGCTGCGATACATCTTTCTGCACGAGCTGGCCCACCTGAAACGGCACGACATCTACCTCGGATGGCTGGCCAGCCTGCTGCAAATCCTGCACTGGTTCAACCCGCTGGTCTGGCTGGCCTTCCACAAGATGCGTGCCGACCGGGAACTGGCCTGCGACGCTCTCGTGCTAACCCGCACGGGACAAGACGAATCACAGCAATACGGTCGAACGATTGTGGGTTTGCTCGAGCGTTTCTCGTGCGCCCGACGTCTGCCGGCGATGGCCGGCATCCTCGAAAACCAGTCCCAATTGAAAAGGAGGATTGCCATGATCGCGACGTTTAGACATCAGTCATACCGTTGGTCGCCCGCCGCCCTGGTCTTAATCGTGGCATTGGCATGCGTATCGCTGATCAATGCCCAGGGGAGCGGCATCGGTTCTCTCTCCATCGGCAACCAGGGAGCAGATGCCCGTCAGGCGCCATCGAGGCAAGCGGAAGATTCTATCTCAGACCCGAACACCGGACTCCAGTTCCGCAAGGTCTGCGCGATCACGGGCAGCAAGGACGTGATTGAGTATAACACGGACTTGGGGATGTCTCCCAACGGGAGATTTCTCTCCTACGGAAAGTACGTCATCCCCGTGGGTGACGAAGATGTGCGACCCTTCGCCGATCTGCCGGCCGGGCGCAGCTCCTGGTCGCCCGATGGAACGATGGTCGCGTTCTACTCAGGCGGGATCTGGGTCGTGCCGGTTTCTCCACAGACAGGCAAACCAACCGGACCGGCCAGAAAGCTCGTGGACGATGACATATACTGGTACCATCACCAGGTGCAGTGGTCGCCCGATTCGAAACGATTCGTCTACGAGGGACGCGAGGGACACCTCATGGTCCTTTCCGTCGAGGACGGGGTGGCAACGCAGATCACCGCAGAACCAACCTCGCGTCGAGTCCCGGGAGGCTGGTCACCGGATGGTCGATGGATCGCTTACTGGCGCGGTGATAACAGCATCTGCCTGATCCCCTCCCAGGGTGGGGAACCGCGAAAACTCATTGACGTCAAGCAGAGGGTGGATCCCTCTTGGTCTCGCGACGGAAAGTGGATTCTCTACCAATTCTACGGGGGACAAAGCCTCCAGTTTGTCAGAGTCGCCGATGCCCTTGCGGTCGACATTGCGGTGCCGGACGATGTCGGCACGTTTCTTGCCTGGTCATCGGATGGCGAGAGGATGGTCTTTTACAGGCCGTCATTTGAATGGACGGATTCGCTGCGAGTCGTCCCCGCGGCTGGAGGCGCGCCGATCAATCCCGCCTGGGGGATGATCCTTTCCGCTTCCGATCACCACTGGTCGTCCGACAGCAGGTCCATCTTCGCATGGCGGCAATATCGGCAGGAGAAGGGCTACTGGGTCGTGCCATTGTCAGGCCCTGCGCCCTACCCCGTCCAATTGCCCGCGTCCGTCGGAGGGACACTCGCGCAGATGTCTCTCTCGCCCAAAGCCGACCGAGTGCTGTTCAGTTCGGAGCTGGATAAGGAGACAATCGAGTACTGGGTGGCGTCCATTTCCGCCGGAACGGGCCGCCCTGTTGGGACGCCGGTGAAAGTCTTTGACAAGGGTCGTGCGGAACGCCCGGGCTGGAGCCCGGATGAGTCAAGACTTTCTCTGGTCTGTGACGGCGACTTGTGGATCGCCTATACCGACGGACGTCCACCTGTCAAATTCACGGGGCCTTCCGACAAGAAAGTAGTAGGCCACCAATGGTCGCCGGATGGTAGCGCAATCTCCTGGATTACCTATGAGCCGAACTCGACCCGCTCTACCTTGCGGGTGTGCCGGCTATCCGAAGACACCGCGCGCGATATCGCCAATACCGCCAAATATATCGGCCATACGTGGTCTCCGGATGGAACGTGGATTGCGTATTCACTCTACACCCGCGCATTGGGCACTACGCGAGAACTCTTTATCGTCTCTGCCGCTGGAGGAGAGCCCAGGCGGCTCATGGAGGCGACCTATGACGATTACCATGATGCATTCGAGTACACATGGTGCCCTCAGGGTGAGAAGCTTGTGGCTCTTTGGGGCCGGAGGCTCTTAACCTTCGATGCCGCCAGCGGGCAGCAGCGGCAGGTCGGCGGTTTGCTTGATCCCATGTGGGGTCGCTGTATCGCCATAGAATGCTCCCCGGATGGGCAGACGTTGGCCTTGGATTTGGAGGCGAGACCGCGATCGAGCGATCACAAAGACCCCGAGCTGCGTGTGTTTACGGTGACGTTGGCGGACGGCAAATGGGCCGAACCGGCGGGGAAAGTGAGTTCCGGCTATTCCGTCCGCTGGTCGCCCGACGGCAAGTGGCTGTCCTTCGATTGCGATGAATCCATCAAACTGCGGCCTGCCGGTCTTCTTTGGGAAGTTGACGTCCACCCGTACTTGGATCGCTTCACAGACGAGGGAACGGCACCCGAGGCGAGACCAAGTTCGTAG
- a CDS encoding BlaI/MecI/CopY family transcriptional regulator, translating into MGKELPRIAESEWRIMQVLWEKGPQTANEVVQALTGEVQWKPRTVKTLISRLVKKGAVRFEEEGLRYRYSAAVAESECIRYETKSFVRRVYQGAMKPALAAFLEHADLSAQEIKELQDILEQKRKG; encoded by the coding sequence ATGGGTAAGGAACTGCCGAGGATCGCAGAATCGGAATGGCGCATCATGCAGGTGCTGTGGGAGAAGGGTCCCCAGACCGCCAACGAGGTCGTCCAGGCCTTGACTGGCGAGGTCCAGTGGAAGCCTCGGACCGTTAAGACCCTGATCAGTCGGCTGGTGAAGAAAGGCGCGGTGCGCTTCGAAGAAGAGGGACTACGGTACCGCTATTCAGCGGCCGTGGCGGAATCCGAGTGCATCCGTTACGAAACGAAGTCCTTTGTTCGGCGGGTCTACCAAGGCGCCATGAAGCCCGCGCTGGCGGCCTTCCTCGAACACGCCGACCTGTCAGCCCAGGAAATCAAAGAACTCCAGGACATCCTCGAACAGAAGAGAAAGGGATAG
- the dnaB gene encoding replicative DNA helicase yields MPLKENKRVSRSANAPAEKRNPPAEMAMLRSMPESLPAEAAVLGSMIVDPRCIGDVVEQVDRTAFYHSEHQIIFDAILALYEKNHGEGIDGLLVRDELDRNGQLEAVGGLDYLRRVMETVPSSANVAYYTDVVKEKMLLRETIAAATDILNDAYDESGSAIEKLDEAERRIFAVTDKRITNAAVALKDLVTKAYELIEKREGSHVTGLSTGFYELDDLTCGLQKGEMAIIAARPSMGKTALVLNVAERIGIVDKQPLAIFSLEMGRQQLAERFLCSYSGVDAQLVRKGMLDTEHYRKLVEACGAISEAPIFIDDTSALSPLEMRAKTRRLKSAYNIQCVMIDYLQLMHLGTGRVESRQQEISTISRYLKSLARELDVPVVVLSQLNRAAEGREGHRPRMSDLRESGSIEQDADVVMLLHREDYYHRGEPDYEPNNKAEIIIAKQRNGPTGTVELTFRDKCTRFENLAQIEQESVPF; encoded by the coding sequence TTGCCATTGAAGGAGAACAAACGGGTTTCGCGCAGCGCGAACGCACCGGCGGAGAAGAGGAACCCTCCGGCGGAGATGGCGATGTTGCGCAGCATGCCCGAGTCGTTGCCGGCCGAGGCGGCGGTGCTCGGCTCGATGATCGTCGATCCGCGCTGCATCGGGGACGTGGTCGAGCAGGTGGACCGTACGGCGTTTTACCACAGCGAGCATCAGATCATCTTCGACGCGATTCTGGCGTTGTATGAGAAGAACCACGGCGAAGGGATCGACGGGCTGCTGGTCCGCGACGAACTGGATCGGAACGGTCAGTTGGAGGCCGTCGGCGGTCTGGACTATCTGCGTCGCGTGATGGAGACGGTCCCATCGTCGGCCAATGTGGCGTACTACACCGACGTGGTCAAGGAGAAGATGCTGCTTCGCGAGACCATCGCGGCCGCGACGGACATTCTCAACGACGCCTACGACGAGTCGGGCAGCGCGATCGAGAAGCTCGACGAAGCCGAGCGGCGGATCTTCGCGGTCACGGACAAGCGGATCACCAACGCCGCCGTGGCGCTGAAGGACCTGGTGACGAAGGCTTACGAGCTGATCGAAAAGCGCGAAGGCAGTCACGTCACGGGCCTCTCGACGGGTTTTTACGAACTGGACGATCTGACGTGCGGGCTGCAAAAAGGAGAGATGGCGATCATCGCCGCCAGGCCCAGTATGGGCAAGACGGCGCTCGTGTTGAATGTGGCCGAGCGAATCGGCATCGTGGACAAGCAACCCCTGGCCATTTTCTCGCTGGAAATGGGCCGGCAGCAGCTTGCCGAGCGGTTCTTGTGCAGTTACAGCGGCGTCGATGCCCAGTTGGTGCGAAAGGGCATGCTGGACACCGAACACTATCGCAAGCTGGTCGAGGCATGTGGGGCGATTTCGGAGGCCCCGATCTTCATCGACGACACGTCGGCGCTGTCGCCGCTGGAGATGCGGGCCAAGACCCGTCGTCTCAAGAGCGCCTACAACATCCAGTGCGTCATGATCGACTACCTTCAGTTGATGCACCTGGGGACCGGGCGGGTCGAATCCCGCCAGCAGGAAATCTCGACGATTTCGCGCTACCTGAAGTCGTTGGCGCGGGAATTGGACGTGCCTGTGGTGGTCCTGAGCCAGTTGAACCGGGCGGCCGAAGGCCGGGAAGGGCATCGCCCGCGCATGAGCGACCTGCGCGAGAGCGGCAGCATCGAGCAGGACGCCGACGTGGTGATGCTGTTGCACCGCGAGGACTACTACCATCGCGGCGAGCCGGACTATGAGCCCAACAACAAGGCGGAGATCATTATCGCCAAACAGCGTAACGGTCCGACCGGGACCGTGGAACTGACGTTTCGGGACAAGTGCACGCGATTCGAGAATCTGGCGCAGATCGAGCAGGAGTCGGTCCCGTTTTAG
- a CDS encoding BamA/OMP85 family outer membrane protein, translated as MQDTMFVLLMSMVLAASSGLRAAEPAAGAEVLSAGDRGGIIKSIEFEGNQKFKDHVLRQRLGFELGDRLDSFLAEGGRLTIAEVYRKIGYAYVEVSLDRDQLSRGHLLYRIDEGARVQIESVSFVGNEVMASGTLNKVVKTTDRKWLLWPFYYTEGAVEEDLDRLREFYYDRGYLDYKITANTEFTGDRSAVRVTFVIEEGPVYRVGDIVLSGNAHFTNDELRATMTLREGQIYLKPTAVRDAQEIARMYREIGYIDAEVRPRPRFGPSPGQHMVSVEFEVVEGGRFRIGRIDVTGNEVTQDKVARRVLDEYEFTPGNWYNGRIAPKEGGGLLERYVQHSAVAEQVLIRPVDPEDGAADRKDVRVDIKEGSTGMIMPGVGVSSDSGVIGRLVYQQRNFDITDWPDDPSGLLTPWKYFKGAGQSFSVTLEPGTEYSQYYVEFVDPYWRDRPTTLNVLGRSWERFRESYDEGRLKGYVGFEQRLKGRWRRSIGFRAENVTVDDLDWDAPKEIRDVKGSTQLYGVKLGLGETAVDDRYRPSRGYAVGAEYEQVTGDFTFGILEGRYTRYFTLHENVLGHKTVLAGKIRAATMVGDAPPFEKFYGGGTGPYGLRGFRYRGVSTRGLQTNVESPRRKDPIGSDWIFLAGAEITVPIISENFAVLFFTDSGTIDTGSYRVSIGTGLQIMVPQLFGQVPMRFELATPLLKDRADERQVFSFSAAGMF; from the coding sequence ATGCAGGATACGATGTTCGTCCTCCTCATGTCGATGGTGTTGGCCGCTTCGAGCGGGCTGCGTGCCGCCGAGCCGGCCGCCGGCGCCGAGGTCCTGTCGGCGGGCGATCGAGGCGGCATCATCAAGTCGATTGAGTTCGAGGGCAACCAGAAGTTCAAGGACCACGTCCTGCGTCAGCGGCTCGGTTTCGAGTTGGGCGACCGGCTCGATTCGTTTCTGGCCGAAGGAGGCCGCCTGACCATCGCGGAGGTCTACCGCAAGATCGGCTACGCTTACGTCGAGGTCTCGCTCGATCGAGACCAGTTGTCGCGCGGCCATCTGCTCTACCGAATCGACGAGGGGGCCCGGGTCCAGATCGAATCGGTCAGCTTCGTCGGCAACGAGGTGATGGCGTCGGGAACGCTGAACAAAGTCGTCAAGACGACGGACCGCAAGTGGCTGCTCTGGCCGTTCTACTATACGGAAGGCGCCGTGGAAGAAGACCTGGACCGCCTCCGCGAGTTCTACTACGACCGCGGGTACCTCGACTACAAGATCACGGCCAACACGGAGTTCACCGGCGACAGGAGCGCGGTGCGCGTGACGTTTGTCATCGAGGAGGGGCCGGTGTACCGGGTGGGCGACATCGTCCTCTCGGGCAACGCGCATTTCACCAACGACGAGTTGCGGGCGACCATGACGTTGCGCGAGGGGCAGATCTACCTCAAGCCCACGGCGGTCCGCGACGCTCAGGAGATCGCCCGGATGTATCGGGAGATCGGGTACATCGATGCCGAGGTCCGACCGCGACCGAGGTTCGGTCCGTCGCCCGGCCAGCACATGGTCAGCGTGGAGTTCGAAGTCGTCGAGGGCGGCCGGTTCCGGATCGGCCGGATCGACGTCACCGGCAACGAGGTGACGCAGGACAAGGTCGCTCGACGGGTCCTGGACGAGTACGAATTCACGCCGGGCAACTGGTACAACGGGCGGATCGCGCCGAAGGAAGGCGGGGGTCTCCTCGAACGGTACGTCCAGCACTCGGCCGTGGCCGAGCAGGTGCTGATCCGTCCGGTGGACCCGGAGGACGGCGCCGCGGATCGCAAGGACGTTCGCGTGGATATCAAGGAGGGCAGCACGGGGATGATCATGCCGGGCGTCGGGGTCAGCAGCGACAGCGGGGTCATCGGACGCCTGGTCTACCAGCAGCGGAATTTCGACATCACCGATTGGCCGGACGACCCGAGCGGATTGCTGACGCCGTGGAAGTACTTCAAAGGCGCCGGGCAGAGCTTCAGCGTCACGCTCGAGCCCGGAACCGAGTACAGCCAGTACTACGTCGAGTTCGTCGATCCGTACTGGCGCGACCGACCCACGACGCTCAACGTCCTCGGGCGCAGTTGGGAGCGGTTCCGGGAAAGCTACGACGAGGGACGTCTCAAGGGTTACGTCGGGTTCGAACAGCGGCTCAAGGGGCGATGGAGGCGGAGCATCGGGTTCCGCGCCGAGAACGTCACGGTCGACGATCTGGATTGGGATGCGCCGAAGGAGATCCGCGACGTCAAGGGCAGCACCCAATTGTACGGCGTCAAGCTCGGGCTCGGCGAGACGGCCGTGGACGATCGCTACAGGCCGAGTCGGGGCTACGCGGTGGGCGCCGAGTACGAGCAGGTGACGGGCGACTTCACCTTCGGCATCCTGGAAGGCCGATACACCCGCTACTTCACCCTGCACGAAAACGTGCTGGGGCACAAGACGGTCCTGGCCGGCAAGATTCGCGCCGCGACCATGGTGGGCGATGCGCCTCCGTTCGAGAAGTTCTACGGCGGGGGGACCGGTCCCTATGGCCTGCGCGGTTTCCGGTACCGGGGCGTCAGCACCCGCGGGCTTCAGACGAACGTCGAGTCGCCCCGGCGCAAGGACCCGATCGGCAGCGACTGGATCTTCCTGGCCGGGGCCGAGATCACAGTGCCCATCATCAGCGAGAACTTCGCCGTGCTGTTCTTCACCGACAGCGGGACCATCGATACGGGCAGCTACCGCGTCTCCATCGGTACCGGGCTTCAGATCATGGTGCCTCAGCTCTTCGGGCAGGTGCCGATGCGGTTTGAGTTGGCCACGCCGCTTCTGAAGGACCGGGCGGACGAGAGGCAGGTCTTCAGCTTCTCGGCCGCGGGGATGTTCTGA
- a CDS encoding OmpH family outer membrane protein, with protein MKTKTIVMGMMICAVAILASFQYGHAGPAATSPSRIGVVSVRTVFNQCQPQAQYRAQAIARQNRARAELEAQAKMIEAADAELKTLRPGTADYLQQLQKVLKGRAELESQQEFLNQQRMSQDKMWMEKLYQETLKIVSVVAREKGLEMVLERTEPEFPTSSEELMATFSTHKVLYSGGAVDLTAEVMARLDKLDLKP; from the coding sequence ATGAAAACAAAGACGATCGTAATGGGTATGATGATCTGCGCTGTTGCCATTCTGGCGAGCTTCCAGTACGGCCACGCCGGTCCGGCGGCGACGTCGCCTTCGCGAATCGGGGTCGTCAGCGTTCGCACCGTGTTCAACCAGTGTCAGCCGCAGGCGCAGTACCGCGCTCAGGCGATCGCCAGACAGAATCGCGCCCGGGCCGAGCTGGAGGCCCAGGCCAAGATGATTGAAGCGGCCGACGCCGAGTTGAAGACGCTCCGGCCCGGAACGGCCGACTACCTCCAGCAACTGCAAAAGGTGCTCAAGGGCCGTGCCGAACTGGAAAGCCAGCAGGAATTCCTCAACCAGCAGCGCATGTCGCAGGACAAGATGTGGATGGAAAAGCTGTACCAGGAGACGCTGAAGATCGTCAGTGTGGTGGCCCGGGAGAAGGGGCTGGAGATGGTGCTGGAACGAACGGAGCCGGAATTTCCAACCTCCAGCGAGGAATTGATGGCGACGTTCAGTACGCACAAGGTCCTGTATTCGGGCGGCGCTGTCGATCTGACCGCCGAGGTAATGGCCCGGCTGGACAAGCTGGACCTCAAGCCGTAG